One Ammoniphilus sp. CFH 90114 genomic window carries:
- a CDS encoding type II toxin-antitoxin system HicA family toxin, producing MKAYSSRELMKLVEANGWELVRVKGEHYQFKHPTKPGLLTIPHPKKDFPLRTQRSILKQAGIEE from the coding sequence ATGAAGGCATATTCTTCACGTGAACTTATGAAGCTAGTTGAAGCAAACGGTTGGGAGCTAGTTCGGGTAAAAGGTGAACACTACCAGTTCAAACACCCAACGAAGCCTGGACTATTGACGATCCCTCATCCCAAAAAGGACTTTCCCCTTAGAACACAGAGAAGTATCTTAAAACAAGCTGGAATTGAGGAATAG
- a CDS encoding type II toxin-antitoxin system HicB family antitoxin, translating into MKDRYIFPALLDYAEDGISVEFPDLPGCLTCGDSEEEALRKAKEAMALHLYGMEQEGELIPEPSKVKSIAAERNQAVLLVEAWMPPFRHDMENKAVKKTLTIPKWLDDLAQENNVNFSHLLQDALKKYLGVKDKSS; encoded by the coding sequence ATGAAGGATCGATATATTTTTCCCGCATTATTGGATTATGCCGAGGATGGAATCTCTGTAGAGTTTCCAGATCTGCCAGGATGCCTGACCTGCGGAGACTCCGAAGAAGAAGCACTAAGGAAGGCTAAGGAAGCAATGGCTCTGCACCTATACGGTATGGAGCAGGAAGGCGAGCTGATCCCAGAACCTTCAAAAGTCAAATCCATTGCAGCAGAAAGAAATCAAGCCGTATTACTCGTAGAAGCATGGATGCCTCCGTTTCGTCATGACATGGAAAATAAAGCCGTAAAGAAAACATTGACCATTCCAAAGTGGCTTGATGATTTAGCCCAAGAAAACAACGTAAATTTTTCCCATTTACTGCAGGATGCTTTGAAGAAGTATCTTGGAGTGAAGGATAAATCTTCGTAG